The genome window ATGCTTACCTTCTGTAAGTTGACATTTGATCCAGTTCAAGGTTGCTCCTCACTGTTGTTCCATATGTATAATCTATCAGCATGAGTTGTAGTATTAAACTTGCTAAATTGTTTTCCCTTTATGAGATTGGTTGCTGGAACCTAGTTCATATTGGATAGTGTACCTCCTAAGGACGTATAAAGGGGGTCTGAATTTTGCTGAATGCAATCTTATGGGGCATTTCTAATGGTTAAGGGGAAGTCCAATGGTGTGATATATTATAgaaccaaaaaattaaaatctatcaTTCCAATGGTGTTCTATATCTTGTACTAAAATAGCACAATGCTATACTTTGTTCTAAATGAAGAACAAAAGATAGATGGAGCTAAGCTAACTTAAATTGACACATCATCCCACCTCATCAGAAGTAAAACATTAGGTAAAAAAAGTAATTCTGTATTCAAAATAGTGGGGGTACTTGGagagttggttaaatttagaACAAGATATAGAACCAAATATTGGACacatgttttattttagcacaaaAAGCCACTTTTTGATGCGaaattatagcaatagctcCATCTATTTTGGCACAAGACATGCTctaatttatgtataaaatgCTTCTTTTGAAGGCATATGTGGTAGGAAGTAGATACAATTATAAACCAAATTTATGGTTAAGTGGGATGGTGATACTGATTagggggtcgtttggttcgcggAGTGGTATGGGGTTGAAATGAGGTATCGGGTTAAGGTAGTATGGATTTAAGGTATCATatttgatatcatgtgtttggttgagtgttggaatcaatatattcagatttaaaaaaaaaatcaaattatttctttatattaattaaaaaatctaaaaaatattattattatatgtttttgcatcattgattattgttgtattaaaaattaatatttaattactgaaatagagacaaaaaattaaaattaaaattaattcccATACttccatctcatacccacctcccccttTGAGCATCAAAAACCCATACTTTGAGGGTTTGAGGTATGGgtttaaagttttattttttgcaaccaaacaccaggtatgggtttggaatgaacaaaacccatacCCGATTCCATAAACccgtgaaccaaacgacccctctTTATTATTGAGAATGCCTTCAAGAATCTCATCAAACTTCAAACAtgtataaatgatatataactGTCATGGCAAgtgttgtaaaatatttttttggattgtCGAGGTATGACATCATATATTACTTAGCAGTTTTAGGACACGTGACTTGTATTTAACATCATCTCTTTACGTCATATTGGAGTGTGCATTTAAGTTTTTTTGACATGTAACTCATTCTCATGGTTTAAGCTAGCTGACATCACAATTCTTCAAAGTTTATTAGAAAATCCATGTGATGAAGTCGAGGATTGGCTTTTATACCTAGAGGAAAGAAATCACCCCTAATGTTACTGCATGATTAAAGAACACATAGATTTATATGGCAGGGACCATGTCTGATGCCTCTTAGttgtttttgattttagcttTGGTCAAAACTGCTCTCAGTCTGAACTATAGTTTTGGTGACAAGTTTGGCTACATATTTCTCTCGGTTGTTACAACTTATGGGGTAGCCAAACTATACTATTAGCTTATTTGGGGTGGTAGACGTGCTATACCATTCTATCagctaataaaaaaattattttaggtaTTAGTCATTAAAAGTTTTAAATCATGGTTTGTGTAATGTCCTCACATCTTTATTTTCACTATAGTCTTTATTATTTGCCTTTAACAGGCTTTCTTTGTTCTGTCCGTTATATTGTACCtggaaggtttttttttttttgtcagggaaACCTGGACGGTTTAAATCAGTGTAAGTTTACAGAAATTTAATTTGCCTCTGTCCGAAGTATATTATTGGGATAACCGCTTTTGGGTCCTATCTCATATTTCAAGCTAAACTTAAGTCTTTCAAAGAGTATCCCTTAAAAGCATACATAAAAGATCAAGTGATGAATTTAAAgtacttttaagttttaagtgTATCTGAGTGTTTTAGTTCAAGGCCTCTTAATTTCTTACATCAGTTGGTTATTCACATAGTTTCAGACACTGACTATTACTAAATGTCCAAGTTAATAAGTCTTTTGCCTTAGTTTGGGGCAGTGTTTGGTTTCAATTCTTGATGTCCAAATTAACCCAAGGGTCCAACTGCAAAAATAGTACTActattgaaatttaaaattcagcTGGACTTGGTTTAAATTCACGATGTCCAAATTAACCCAAGCTTACAATTGCATATTATTATAGTTCTGCTATTGAACTTTAAAATCCAGTTGACTGTTGACAAAAGTCAAGGTAATCAAAGATTTTAACTTACGAGCACAACTTAGCATCCCAACTTATGGTATGGCGATTCACACTTAAAGGTACAGGTGGGCCGCTTTAAGTAAATTGTTGATGAGAATTTTTTAGATGAATGCGGAGCTTCTTTTCAGATAACTGGACAGAGAGGTCAATTATatctgaaaaaagaaaaaaaggatgttaaatgattttgtttgtctgattttttttttgttcatctcTATTAAGGGTTACTTGAGATACCTTCTGGCGATCTCTATGTGCGctatattgaattattaatggAGTATAAGTATGCTTACATGTGTGTGTCtgtgaatatttattttcactACTGTTGCCATTGACTTTGTGAACTTGTTGCAGGGTTTTGACGTGAAACTTATCGATGTTAGTCGAACTTGTAAAGTCACAAAGGTAAAACTTGCTCCTCAGTCTCTTCCcatatctaatatttaatttgctCATTTTACAATCGCTGTTATAGGGAGGaagaatttttaaatacacAGCAATGTTAGCTTGCGGTAACTACAACGGCGTCATTGGTTTTGCAAAAGCAAAAGGACCAGCAATGCCCGTTGCTGTTCAGaaggtatgtttttttttaatgcagTTCATGATTTATTAGCTTACAATATAGCTACAGCAGGTTATTGGATATTCACTATAATATGCATGGTAATTTAATCATCTTATATGTGAATATTAGTCCTCGTGTTGCATGTGTGCTTAATAAGAAGAGTTGATTAGGTAATTTGAAGGGCTTCGTTTTTCTTTCTGGTATCTATGTAGTTTTGTCATATTACATCTGATTAGATGCATAGAAGTGTTAATCTAATACTATGTATTTATCAAACTTCCAAATGACTATATGcataaatgtttatgttaatTGAAATTAAGGAATCCACTTCTAAGTGGATGTGCACTTTAGTGTGATGTATGAGAATTGTTCTACAGTCGCTAACCAATTTTTACAACAGGCGCATGAGAAGTGCTTTCAGAATCTACACTATATAGAGCGGCACGAGGAGCACACAATTGCACATGCAGTGCAAACATCATATAAGAAAACTAAGGTGACTTATAGTTCGAcactttttgatttttttttcctaaattgtGAGGGAAAGCCTTTTGGTTTCATTATCGTATAGAAATTGCTGAACTGTCTATTTGTTACACTCTAGGTTTATCTTTGGCCCGGCCAAACTTTGACGGGGATGAAAGCAGGCAGGATTGTACAAACTGTGTTGAATCTAGCTGGCTTGAAAAATGTGAAATCTAAGGTATGGAATTTGAATTGTGGCTTGATCATGTTTCTTGGCATAATGCTattgttttgtaatatatatttaatgtagGTTGTTGGATCAAGGAATCCCGATAATACAGTTAAAGCTCTTTTTAAGGCTCTAAATGCAGTAAGTACATTTAGCATAGTTTTAATTTACACAATTATTTGAACTCTGTAGTATCtgttgataatttttttctctGCTTCAAATTTCCAGATTGAAACCCCTAAAGATGTTCAGCAGAAGTTTGGACGGACTGTCGTTGAGTCATACTTGCTGTGATAGGTACGCGGGAGGCTGTTAATGGTTTACTGATAAAGCAGTCATCAATTATTCCCCTTTGGCATTACATGATATTACTTCCAGTTTTTTCTTTATATGTCCTTATTAAGACCGCACCattatttaaacatttaaaGGGAGAAAACTGGCTTGCTTACTATGAAACTTTAATATAATCGAAGAAATCATGgtcttaattttgattaatcctAGCAActaaattattgaaatttttgaagGGAAAGTGGAAGCCCCCATTTTTTTGGACCACGGCATAAAAGCCAGCTCGGAATACATAGTCAGCATACGGGGTAGAGGAGAAAGTTTGACCTGCTGGTGACCAAATTTCATCTCTGGAATATCAAGTTTTGATgttttatcttatatataataaatcccAGCTGCAACGGTCAGTAGTAATCCTATGTATGTCAGAAATATTCCGCCAGAGTAACTGCACAGTGCAGCTTCTTATcccttttcttttaaaaatccgTGAAGATGAGCGATATTCTTTTTACAATCTTCACTTGTGGAATCAGGTGGCAAAAACCATCAAGAAAATGACCGTCTGGAGTAAACTTGGCAAATTTATTATCTGAGTTAGATCCTGTTCGCTAAAAATAACTGCTCAGTACAGTTATTCTTAACATCATCTTACAGCATCGACGTGTGTTGGCTGCTGGGTTTTTCTGTTAATTGAAATTAATgcatcttttttttaaaatatatttgaactaATAATGTCGAGCCCGGTTCTCCCGGCACTGACAGACAGCATGATGGAATTGTCCGATTACCGGAATTGTCTGATTATAGCCCGGCGGAAAGCAACAAGACAGGGAAAGAATATACACGAGTACACGCAAGGTGTAGTTTTTATTGATTCCGCTTGTATGTCTCGGTCAGAAAACTTGTAGGATTTGTGTTAAAGTTCTTAGTTGTGTCAAAATCATGCTTATTTAGGAACAAAATGATTCACAGAGTAGTTTAGACGCAAATTTGTTGACAAAAACCATAGGCaagaaacaataaaagaaaacgataatgtaaattatattttggATTTTGACAATTAGaggaatattattatttatagttaAACTTGACAAATACAAAGCATCATCAGTAAACAGGGTTGCACTAGAATCATATGCAACAGACCAAGAAGACAAAACttcaatttctttaaaattCTAGATTGTGCAAAAACTGTGcattcatataaaatctaataaatatCATTTGGCTCGTGTTACTTtcgaaaataaatattacataaaaatacACGCTCTTTTCTGATAATAAACAATATCTtccttaaaaataaataataatgtatCTAAAAGTATCTCCAACTACATACCCTCCAAAACAACggatcaaataaaataatagatattatgtaaagaaaaatcaattattaactatttttttCAACATCGTAGGAAGATTCAACAATAATctaatattatactccctccgtccccctcaattgtttacattggagggggacacggagaccaagacaatgtatgaaaaatgagtaaagttagatgaaaagtgagtaaagtggtgggacctgtcaatagatttgagatagtggaggaaagtagtgggtgtaatagtagtttttattgttaaatatgagatagtgggggaagatagtgggtgtaatgatgagaaaaacttactatttatagtaacgtaaagaaatgagagggacatcccaaaatagtaactgtaaagaaatgagagggacagagggagtagtaaaatgggaaaatagatttttttaccactcaacttattatttgtttagaaacctaccactgaactataatttttttcatttttgtcactaatgttaggtttggattttttttttgtcactaacgttaggttcggatttgattattaacactatgttagttttttagtattattaaaatataatgttagtctgcaatataatggcgatatgatatgtgtctatatctttatgtagtgtcctaggtagtttagaTTGGAGGAtgagagttggacacgcattttgagactccaaaaaatttcaaaaaatattttattttattttttctgaataaaatttaatgttggtttttttttccttaaaaaaacgttggacttttttttttatcactaacattatgttttgatttgattattaacaatatgttattttttgagcattataaaaacatagtggtagtTAGGGCTAGTgctagtctgcaatattatggtgatatgatatgtgtttataacattatatacagtcatctatatgtcccttagctagtttaccttgaagtacgagagtttaacatgcattttaagaaactaaaaaatttagttttatgaattattttaagactccacaaaaatatagtatcacttgactttatagttctttaccactacttgtcacgtattttaaggttctcactttttataaatatagttccataagttaattttgagatttcctttctgagtaaaaaaattcGTACTCTCGTCCGCTAAGATAAACTATctaggacacatatggagtaatacatataaagatatagacacatatcactattatattgcagactaccgaaaaatagatttccgaaaaatatcgtttagatgatcggaaaatttaaataaaagtctgattttaattaaatataataaaatttcccaaaatgccccttcaaaagttaacggtaacggcggaagataacggaaagggtgcaaagtgtctacgggttaaaagtaaggggctgcataatgtttattccaaaactattaggtgcaatgtgcaacatgctgaaatcaaaggggtgccaaatgcaattaattctaaaaagaataacatagtgttaataatcaaatccgaacctaatgttagtgacaaaaaaaaaatccgaacctaacattagtggcaaaaaagaaaaaaaatatagttcagtggtaggtttctaaacaaataataagttggatggcaaaaaaatctattttccctagtaaaataacatattttatttataacaatatgaaataataatatatcatttttaaaatatagtcaatcaaTATTGgcatgaaacaaaaaaatttacaagttaatcatatatatatatttagataaattTGGGTAttatcttctctttttttttgacaaaaggtATTATCTATTTAATCAAGATAATAGTGTCGGAATTAAACATGATTCGTCAATCCGAAAAGGATATGATCGATCTTCTTAATTAACGATCGAGTTTGAATACGACCCGATACGAACACGATCAAAGTGAAATTATACTGCAAACATACTCGAAATAGACAAAAACGCGAGCCTCCTATAATTACTAGGAGTCTTACGTACCAGTCCACTCTTATTTTCCACGAAATTACtacccatctctctctctctctcccccaaAGCTAAAACAATCACTTTCACAAAACTCTCTCTCCCTCAATTAAAATGATCACCCAGTAATactctcttttcatctttaccCTTTGATCCCTCACtccaaaacacacacatatatagacAAAACACACACAGAGAATTGATGGAGCACAATCAGAGCAGCGATGATGAGTACTCTCACAGCGACGATGATTACAACTTTAATGATGAGCTGCACTTCTCTGAACCCTCTTCATCTAATAaggtaactttaaaaaaaaaaaaattgttttttactgttcttgatttgatcaatttttttaattttttttttgcattatcAATTTTGTTTAGTTTGTTGGTATATAAATTATGGGTTTAGGGTTTAATGTTTCTTTATGACGAGGGTTGTTGATGAAACAAACATATGTGTCGAATTTGTCGAAATTTTGGCATGTCTGCACAGAGGAAGGGTTTGCAATGCTAGGAAAGATTGCATCTTTGTTGAGTtaagattttcaaaaattagtttgatATGTAGTTGTACTGAATTGATGAATTGAAAATATGGTTTGAGCTAATACACCATACCTTGTTTTCATGCATTTATTTTGGAATATAGTTTATCGAGTTATGTATGTACATATGTCTGTTTAGAAAGATACATTTGAAGTTCATTTATAGATGTCGAATACCTCGTACTAAAGGGAAGTATGAATTTGTAGGGTCTTAGTTAGATTCTTGTTTTGTTATGTATAGTTATTATATTGATTTGTATCATATTGAAGTTAGGATTGTGCATATCTGATAGGAATGTATGATGGGAACCATCTATGCAAATTAAATTTTGGTTGGGCCGTGACTGGTCTATGCTGAGTGATTGAACTTTATTTTTGAACATATTACTTTGTTGATGTTTAATTGATGCTTTGTAGTGCAAGTGAAAGATCCTTCTGGTTGATAATATGTAGATCAAGGAACAAGGTTTCTTTGACACCTGGCCTCATGTAGTTTATATGCGTCGATTTTATAATTGTGGCAAATAAATTGATGGAAGAATACATGGAACAATATGAGTGAATTGTGAAGTGGTCACTGAGCTTTACTCAGTTTAGCACTTCAGCGGCTGGATTGTTAAATTTTCTGTGTTTTAGGAAAGTGGATGATTAAAAAACAACTGTTGACATCTATTGCTTTTGAACAACAAAAACAGTGTGCGGCCATTAAATTGCAATTTTGAAGATTTCAGTCACCAGAATGTGACATTAGTTTAATTTCAGCCAATAATTCTGcaatgtattaaaaaatattcatcAGTAACATCGGGTAATTTAGAGActgaatcttaaaaaatattgcCGTTAAGAAACTGGTGAACATATAACATAGTGTCACAATTTATTTCGCTGTTATTCAAaccattataattttttacattAGGCAGAAATTTGGAAAATAATTCACATACTAATTGCACATTAGTTGTCAATAAAATCTTGAGTGCATATTCTCCGAATCTAATATCTTCTATCGtctaaaaattattactttTGACCACAATGTGTGTATCTACTCTAGTTTTGgtatattttatgtttctttTGTTAGTTATTTTTCTTAGGCAAACTTTAGCATTTTCTTCAACGCAGCCTCCGGTTTCTTTTCCATAAATTTTGGCTGCATAATATAGGTGCACACAAAGACACATTAACAATTATAAAGCATTACTAAGAATCATCTTTACGGTCTCCATCACCATGAATCGCGACAGTCTAGCAGTCAAGGTAATTGAAGTAAGAATGTGTGCATCCCTTTTTTGGTGCTGTTGCTATAGTGTCCATAAAGTAACCCTATatgttctgattttttttttttaatgttagtTGCATTTTGAATCTACATATTTTGTTGATATCTGTCCTTTGACAAGACTGTAACTGAAATGCTTCCTTGGTTTGTCTTATGTAAAAGGGCCTAGAAAATCGAAAACGTAAATTAATACTTCATTTTGAATTGCCcctatttttttattcttttgtaATACTAATACATTAACtgttaattcttaaaaatagtGGTTTACAAGTTGCAAGAACAGCTTCTATAGGGCTCACTTTGTTCTGTGATATTACACTGAGCAGGTCcatttcttttgataattatatgaaattACAAGAAAGTATATGTTCACCAATTTGAATTTTGGTTTCCTATTAATAGCCTTTTCCTTTGCAGGTGATCAGGAAAGAATCTTTGTTGGCTGCACAGGTGAGttaattttaatgttatttACTTTCTAATTTGGCCTTAAATTGCCATAGGGATTTAATGTGCTTGTTTTTTGTGCTTCGTTAATGCAGAGGGAAGACCTACAAAAGGTAATGGATTTGCTGTTTGTGAAAGAACACCATGCACGGACCATACTCATTCATTATCGTTGGAATGTTGAAAAAGTCTTTATGGTGTTTGTGGAGAAGGGAAATGAGTTGTATGCAGAAGCAGGTATAACAGTAAAGGAGCATGATGGACAATCCTTGTTTCAAAACTCATCTAATGTAACATGTGACATTTGCATAGAGGAAGTTTCAGCAATTGAAACAACGACAATGGATTGTGGCCATTGTTATTGCAATAATTGTAAGTGTATCGTTGCCTTTGGTTTTCTTACAATGTATCTCAAGTTTATTTGTTGCAGAAGTATGGTCACTTGATATAATCTACAACTTTCAGTGTCAACTCTCGTATTAATTATTGTATTTCTTGGACTCTGTATTCTCAAATGTAATACTTTGAAGTAACTCTTGAATGGCGCGGATACCATAATTTAAGGTGACAGACATCTAAGTTGTGCTAGCACTTAAGTCATATGCTTTGATGTTCAACCCTAAATGATTATTATAATTACATGTTTATATTTAACTTAGatcatatttaaatttctataaGCTTTACATCAGCAACTTATGTACTTGATTCTGCATGCAACATTGATCTGCAATTTGTCTTGATGTGCAAAGTGTCTTCTGGGCTTAATAAATGCACAGCAAGTTTTTTGCTTCAATGGCACAAGCTATTGTGCGAGTCTTTTAACAATGTCAATGGTATATGCTCTAGCTCGAGTCTTCTGTTCATGTCTTGGACACTTTTTCCCGCTTGATTATCTGGTATATCTTTAATGGTACTGTATATACTATTGACTTGAAGATTAACGTTACAACTAATATAATATGTTAATTCTTGAATCAAAAACTTGATAGAATTTCATCTTAGTTTTCCTCATCTCATTCAGGTTGGACTGAACATTTCATTGTGAAAATAAATGAGGGCCAGAGTAGACGCGTCAGATGCATGGCTGAAAAGTGCAACGAAGTTTGTGATGAAGGTAAAGTTAAAAGTTTGGTCAGTGCCAGAGATCCTGTTCTTGCTGAGAAGTTTGACTGCTTCCTCCTACAGTCATACATAGATGATAATAAGAAGGTGAAATGGTGCCCTAGCATTCCTCATTGCGGAAATGCAATCCGGGTCGAGGATGATCAGTACTGTGAGGTTGAATGTGCATGTGGCCTGCAATTTTGCTTCAATTGTTCAGCTGAAGCACATTCACCATGTTCATGTCTGATTTGGGAGCTTTGGCACAAGAAATGTATGGATGAATCGGAGACAGTTAACTGGATTACAGTCAATACAAAACCCTGCCCACATTGTCACAAACCAGTGGAGAAAAATGGCGGATGTAATAGAGTACGATGTATCTGCGGACAAGCATTCTGGTTAGTCCTCTCATGCTAATTGTGCTCCATTACAAAGATAATGCTACTATAGTCTCTGAGCCTGTTTAATTTATTCAAGTTCTTTATTTTGGTTTTACTTTTTACATATAGATGGAAACCACCATGTCATATAAATCTTTATCCAGTACATTTTATGTTGGCAATTGTTGAGTTGGCTGCAAAATGTCACATGTGATGAAAAtactgggggggggggggggggaaggtAAGTAATCAATAGGTGTAATAATAACATTATAACAATGActtataagcatgcaaaacaatAAGATAAGAGTAGCAGTATTGTGTGTTGTGGGGGGAGCCCATGTGAGATTCTCATAAATCGTTCCAACCTGGCACCTGAGATAGTTATGGACCATtataacctggctctgatatcACTTGTTGGGCCAACTAAGCAAGCATAACTCCACAATAGTATGATATTGTTCGCTTTGGGCCGAGTCCAAACGGGTTTTTTTTGGGCatctcccaaaaggcctcatatTAATGGAGTTAtctggctgcttatattctagCTTTTTGCGCCCATCCCACAACTGATGTGGGACTCCTAACAATATCATAGATCTGTACAATTACTTGCCCTGCATAATCAAATTACATCATGtcatgataatataattattaactcCCTTTTGGCAAAACAACGGGCCCGCTCCAAAATTTCTTTTACATCTCTTGCCTATTACCCTATTGAGGTtctattctttatcaatttctATATTCTCATGTAGCTTCACTGTATGCTTTGTAAGTTTAAACTGTTTGTATGTAGCATAATTAAGAATATTTTTCCTTGGCAGTCAAGTACTCTGTTACTTGGTACATTTGCAGTAAGATTTAGTTACAGAACTATAAAACTAATTGAGTCTAAgtccaaattttcaaaatagTTATCCTTTAATATGGATCAGGTCTAGGCTTTGATTGTCGGTCGTCAAAAGGATTTTTTGGCTGTGGATTGCATACATGACAGCCTCCTATTTGTATTAATGTGCCATTTCCTAGTATAAAATAAGCAGTAACTCCATGTTTCTCAAGCTTTGTCATCTGACTCATCTCATACTGGATACCTTGGATCCTCAATCTTTGATGGATTtagtatatatatctgtgtgctCATAGGTACTTTATTCCCTCTTTTTTAATACATTTACGAAAAAACCATACGAAGAAAACATTTTTAAGCATCCATGCATTTTGAGCATTTGTACTTTGAACTTGAAGTACAAGAATACAAGATAATATAAATGTTTGTACAGCGATGTGCAAACTCAGGAATTAAGAAGCCCACATATTTTGAAAGTGCCCAAGCTAGAAGCTCTGTGCAGTTATATCTTAATGTGAATGATTAGGCAGACATGTTGGCGTTTGGacgattatgtaaaattttagaataatcCAGTTGTCTCTAGTCTAGAGTTAAAGAGTCTTTGCATATATTCTCAAGTTCTTTTCGGGCTGACCATTTTTCATGTTATTAGACTCGTGAGTATTTGTTGAAATGCACCCTTCTATCATTCTCTTGCAACAATTTAATGTAATTAAagtaaaagaattttaaattttacattttttttttaatttgctgTCTTCCAATTCTTGTAGTTGGATTTG of Daucus carota subsp. sativus chromosome 3, DH1 v3.0, whole genome shotgun sequence contains these proteins:
- the LOC108211567 gene encoding probable E3 ubiquitin-protein ligase ARI2 isoform X1; the protein is MEHNQSSDDEYSHSDDDYNFNDELHFSEPSSSNKVIRKESLLAAQREDLQKVMDLLFVKEHHARTILIHYRWNVEKVFMVFVEKGNELYAEAGITVKEHDGQSLFQNSSNVTCDICIEEVSAIETTTMDCGHCYCNNCWTEHFIVKINEGQSRRVRCMAEKCNEVCDEGKVKSLVSARDPVLAEKFDCFLLQSYIDDNKKVKWCPSIPHCGNAIRVEDDQYCEVECACGLQFCFNCSAEAHSPCSCLIWELWHKKCMDESETVNWITVNTKPCPHCHKPVEKNGGCNRVRCICGQAFCWICGCDYAWHGTQGHSCVRYKDDYHAVNTEQARTELLRYIHYHNRFQAHIDSLRAEYKLKGTTRYKISFLDAKKTDSMNFSWLFDGLYRLSRSRRILSYSYPLGYYMFGNGLLKDEMPKNIRIMKQNLFEDQQEQLELIVEQLSMCLELPFHEYPEYKFVETKIKIIDLSGIADKCCKRLYECIGNELLGELHQAVHIIAPYRAYGVERASEIPSESSDENERCVARPCHPSSSSQDLYEGNGGPLKRVKIDEEESRWV